The genomic stretch AACAGATGGCAAGACGGAAAGTGATTATGCAAGAATACGAGGAAGAATTACTTCGTTTTCAAGATAAGTTGGTCGGAGATGGAAATTCTTTAGCAACCTTGTATAGTTACTGGAAGAGATATTTGAACATGGATGCTGACGAGATTTATTCAGTTTTAAAGAAATTCGATCAACAACTTGCTGGTAATCGTTATTATCTTGATATGAAGAATCGGGCAGAGACGTTGACTCGGGTGGCTCCGGGAAGTATGGCTCCTGTTTTTACCGCTATAACTTTGGAAGGTGATACCATATCTTTGGCTGATTTGCGGGGGAAATATGTTATTCTGGATTTTTGGGCGTCTTGGTGTATGCCATGTCGTGCCGAATCGGTTCACGTGAAGGAAATCTATCAGAAATTTCATGAAAAGGGATTGGACGTCTTTTCTGTGTCATCGGATAAAGATGAACAGGCATGGCGGAAAGCAATAGAAGATGACGGTATGGTGTGGAACCAAGGAATCTTGCGAGGTAAGAATAAAAAACACGTGTACGAATTATACGGTATAGTTGGAATTCCTGCCATATGGGTGATTGATCCGGATGGAAAGATTATAGCTAAAGGGTTAAGAGGTGAAAAGTTGAAAGATTTTTGTTCTCAATTGTTTGATTAGATCAGTAAGAACCCCCAAAATGACGAAAGCATTTTGGGGGTAATTTTTTATAGCTTGTATTGATACAATTGAGCTAATATACTGTGGTATTCTTTTTCTACATCCAGATAGCTTTGGTGACTATCATAGATTGTCGAGAGTTCCGTGAAATAGTCAATTACGGAGAGTTGTCCGGCGTTTAGTGCCTTGTTGAGTAATTCGATATTACGTTGTTGTTCCAATACTTTGGCATAATCGGCACGGGAAATCTGTAATGCCTCGGCTTGTTGATAAAGCTGTTGAAGATTCGTTTTCAAATTCAAGCGATTGTCTTCCAATGAGGCCGTGGCAAATTCTGCCTGAGCTTTTGCTTTTTTTACCGTGTTCTTGTTCTCGAACAGAGGGATAGATACTCCTACCATAAATCCATTGGAGGCCACGTGATGTGAAGCGGCATTGCGTTTGTACCCGACATCGAATTTCGGCAAGGTAAGGGAACGACTTAATTTCACTTCCCGGTTGGCAATCTCTTGATTTCCGGTAAGGCTTTTTAAGTTCGGGTCTGCATCCATGAAGGCTGCTTGTAATTGGTCAAAATTGATGAGTTCTTCTCCCG from Butyricimonas virosa encodes the following:
- a CDS encoding TlpA disulfide reductase family protein, with amino-acid sequence MKGLLGIWLVICVCACTSKDVCHVQGRIKGIKDDVEIAVLRQVAGFQYDTVMNVSMQGGRFQFDLPGEYYGEAYELQFGNLPGRALFFAEKGNVQVRGHVDSLFFSRASGTRGNDEWQSYQRFTKLLSEKRENAMFAPKMREVSEEEQMARRKVIMQEYEEELLRFQDKLVGDGNSLATLYSYWKRYLNMDADEIYSVLKKFDQQLAGNRYYLDMKNRAETLTRVAPGSMAPVFTAITLEGDTISLADLRGKYVILDFWASWCMPCRAESVHVKEIYQKFHEKGLDVFSVSSDKDEQAWRKAIEDDGMVWNQGILRGKNKKHVYELYGIVGIPAIWVIDPDGKIIAKGLRGEKLKDFCSQLFD